GTTGGAACGGACGAGCGAATCGAGCGGGAGGCCGACAATCTGGACGTCGACGACCCCCTCGTAGACGCGACAGAGCTCGAGCAGACCCTCAACAAGTTTGTTGCCGTGGCGGGAAGATGTATCCACGTGAGTTCGAACCGTCGTAACGCCGTGTGCGAGAAACCAGTTGAGTTGCGAGCTAGTGCGTTCAACGATAGATTTCGGTTCGAGCATACCAGCCTCTTCCAGATCATCGTACATCTCCCATCCGACGCCGAACCGATCCGGCCTCGGCATTTCATATCCGTCCCTGAGTAAGCCTGAAAACGTGTTCGCTGTTACAAGATAGGTATGGGGTTCAGCAAACGGAGGCGTGACAAGGCGTCCATCAGCGTGGAATCGCTGACTCGTGTCGAATGCATCGATGTCTCCCTCTCCTCTAGATACAATCTGATCGATTTGTCCGTCACGAATCTCGATATCAATGGCGTCTCCGTTCCTGAGAACCGCATTTGTCAGTATAAAATCGGTCATGCACAGCAAGTCGGCTGGAGTTATAATAAATTGAGGTCGGTTATTTGCCCGACTGTACGAACTGAACTGTCTCCGTCACTCTCTCACCGGTTGGCCCATCTTCAAGAACATTTAGTACGTCGCGTATCTCGTTCACTTCGAGGTCGACGATCCCGAGTCCGATGTAGTAGGCCTGGAACGCCGGGAATGCGTCGACTGGCCCTTCAATCTGGAAACGAATGAACGTCTCAGAAGTAAGTCGCCTAATTGGGAAACACGTTTCACTCGGATCCACCGTCGTCCACTCGATGTCCCCATCCATCGAGTAGCCGATTGCGGGAGTGATGGTTGCTTCCTCCGGAACTTTTGCAATGAGCCGTAGAAACGCCGCAACAGAGTATTTGTCTGCCCGGAATTCGTCAGTAGTTGCATACGCCGGGTCAGCATCTGCACTGTATCCCGGCAACCAAGGGAGCCACGTGTTTGAGTCGAGTGAAACCGCCTCGCCCACAAGGTCAATTGCTTGTTGATCTGCTCCTGCCCAGTGGCAGCACAGTGCCCTGACCGTTCGAGTGATGACACTGTCCGATATGGTTTGAGCAGCACTCACTGCATCCTTTAGTTCGTCAGCTGCCCGCTCCCACTCCTGGCCATTGATTGCATCCAGTGCTTTGGACATAGCATCCATCACTGTTTCCGAGACATCCAGTCGCGTGAGTGGTTCCGCCTCCCGCGTCATACTGAAGGTGTACACTAGTGCCTCCTCGTTGGAAAGAGAGAGACTGTTTTCGTGTGTAACGATCACCGAAACATCGTTGGCAGCGAGTCTCTCTCGGACACTGCTGACCACTGCTTTGATTATGTCCTGTTGGTCATCTCCAATGGAATGTGAGCCAGTTTGAACTCCCTCAGCAGCCTCATCAAATCGATCCTGACTCTCCGCATCAACAGCAGATTCGAACGCCTCCCTAACGAGCGCCTGTGACGAGTCGTCGGCCAATGCTGGTGAGTCATCCCCATCCCGTTCGGCGAGTGCGTTGAGGAGAATTGGATCGACAGGGTGAATATCCCACTTCATCTCGTCAAGTTTGCCAGTCATTTTCGCTCCTCTAGGTTTGGTGCCGAAGATTTCGCTTTACTACCGACGACACCAATAGCACGATCGGGTTGTCCAGGCATGGTTTCGTCATATAGGTGGCAAGAAGCAGACCGCATATCTGCCGTCACTATTTCATCCGGGATGTCTGTCGCACAAACAGTATTCCAGAGTTCGTCAACCAGCTTCACCGCCTTGGTATTGGAATCAGTAATTGCGACGTTCAGGGAGCGTCGGATCTCTTCTTCGACCGAAGGAGGGAGTTCTTGCGTCGAATTCTTCTTCCCTTCTTGAGAGCCCAAGTGGGATGGGGTCCACTCTCCTACATGTTCCTCATAGAGTGCATCGAGAATATCATCATCTGTGACTGAGTTCTGGCGGGTTTCGAGCTCCCGACGCATTGCCTCAGGCTGGACATCACCATTTTTCAGCCGTGTCTTGTACCGAAGAACACGTCGCCACTCTTCATGGCTGTGTGCCCAGTTTTCTGGTGGGATTACTTTGGGACAACGCGGATGGAAGTTGCAGCCACTTGGTGGGTTAATTGGTGACGGAACGTCACCCTCGAGTCGAATGCTCTCACGCTGTAGATTTGGATCCGGGAGGGGGATAGACGAGAGTAACGACTGCGTGTAGGGGTGTTCTGCGTGCTGGAACAGCTCAGACGTTGGTCCTCGTTCGACTACCTGTCCGAGGTACATGACAATGACTCTGTCGCAAATCTGGCGAACGACAGCCAGATCATGCGTAATAAACAACATCGTTAAGTCCCGTTTTTGCTGGAGATCGAATATCAAGTTGAGGATCTGAGCTTGGACAGAAACGTCTAGTGCGCTCGTCGGCTCGTCCGCGACGATGAGTTCAGGTTCGACGGACATCGCTCGGGCAATCGCGATACGCTGACGCTGACCCCCGGAGAACTCGTGGGGATAACGGTCGAGATGCTCCTTACTGAGCCCTACCTCTTCGAGCAAATCGCCCGCGCGTTGTATCCGTTCCTGTTTATTATCACCAATTCCATGAATTTCCATGGGTTCAACGAGTGTTTTTCGGACAGTGTACCGGGGGTTAAGCGACTCGAAAGGATCCTGGTAAATCATCTGAGCCTTGCTTCGGAACTCTAGAAGCTCTGAACCCGAATACGACGTTACTTCCTCATCTCCAAAGTAGATCTTACCGTCAGTCGGCTCGATGAGCCGGAGAATTGTTCGTGCTAGCGTCGATTTTCCACATCCGCTCTCCCCGACCAGTCCGAGAATCTCACCACTCTGAACCGACAAGTCAACCCCGTCGACGGCCCGAATAGTTCTGACCTCACGATTTGGTCGAATACGGTTGAGCCAGGAATCGTTTTCTGTGAAGTGCTTCGTGAGCGATTCTGTACGAACAACTGGGGCGAACGATTCTTCCGTCGTCACCTGTTGGTTGGTCTGAGTCATGTTGGATTGTCAAAGATGCAGGCACTGAAATGTCTGTCGTCGACCTCACGTAGCCTGGGGTCGGACTTCGAACAATCTTCTGTTGCGTACGGACAGCGAGATTCGAAGTTGCAACCCTTTGGTGTCGACGCGAGGCTTGGAACTGTACCTGAGATGGGTGAGAGTTTCTGTCCATCTCTCGTGGGATCGGGAACCGCCTCGATCAACCCCTGCGTGTATGGATGTCGAGGGTCGTTAAATATCTCATCAACGGTACCATATTCGACGATGCGGCCCGCATACATCACCGCCAGGCGATCACAAGTCTCGGCGACGACACCCAGATTGTGTGTTACGATGACGACGCTCATATCGAGTTCCTCGTTGAGTTCTTTGATAATATCAAGAATTTGGGCCTGAATTGTTACGTCCAGCGCCGTTGTCGGTTCGTCCGCGATGAGCAGGTCCGGTTCACACGCGAGGGCCATCGATATGACGGCACGCTGTAACATCCCGCCACTGAACTGATGAGGATAATCATCAACGCGATCTTCGGGGCTTGGGATACCGACTTGCCGCATGAGATCAATCGCACGTGTTCGAGAGGCTTCCTTCTGCAGATCTTCATGAATCCGCAACGGTTCACCAACCTGCCAGCCGATGTTGTAGACGGGGTTCATCGCCGTCGAAGGTTCTTGAAACACCATGGAAATTCGGCTGCCACGATATTTACGGAGTTCGCTCTGTGAGAGTTCCGTCAGGTCGACACCATCAAACATAACTGAGCCATCAGCGATATACCCTGGTGAGTCTACGAGACCCATTAGCGAAAGGCTTGTGACGCTCTTTCCACAACCGGATTCACCAACAATACCGAGTATTTCTCCCTTCTCCACTTCGAACGAAACGCCATCAGCTGCTCGAACGGTTCCCTCGTCCGTATCGAACCGGGTATGGAGGTTCTGGACGGACAACAATGGTTCGTTATTACGGCTAATGCGCTCAGCTTCCTCTTCACCACCTATTGTGGCTTCAGAGATGTTTTGCTCTTGTTTATTCATTTCTAGGTCGCTCATGCTCCCTCCTGTGTGGTTTCTGTCTGTGGGTCGATTTCGTCACGGAGTCCGTCGCCGAAGATGTTGAACGCGAGTACTGTGAACATTATCGCTAGTCCTGGGAAGGTGGAAATCCACCACCCCTCTGGAAGGTACTGTCGGCCATCAGCAATGAGAACTCCCCACGTCGGTGTCGGCGGCTGGACGCCCAAACCGAGGAACGACAGCGAAGCTTCGAAAATAATTGCCGTCGCAACGTGGAATGTCGCCTGGACAAACACAGGTGTGAATGCGTTTGGGATGACATGTTTCCAGAGTACCTTCAGCTCTGAGAGCCCGGTACCGCGGGCCGCTTCAACGAATTCCTCTTCCTTGACTGAAAGCACGTCACCGCGTATCAGCCGTGCATACTGAGGAGTATATACGATCGCGATGACAATGATGATGTTTTGAAGGCTCGCTCCTACGGCACCAACGAGTGCCAGCGCCAGGATGAGCGATGGAAACGAAATCATAACATCCACGCCACGCATCAATACCTCATCAACGTAACCACCGCGGTATCCGGCAATCGAACCGATAGTAACTCCCAGCGCAACCGCGATAGACACGGCAACCACCCCAACTAAGAGCGATATCCGAGTTCCATGAATTACTCTTGATAGAATATCCCGGCCGGTAAGATCTGTTCCCATCGGGTGGTCAATTGATGGACCTTGGACTGAAGCGCCGTAGTCAGGAACAGTTGGTTCGTACGGTGCAACAAAATCTGCAAATACCGCGACGAGTACGATGCCAACTATCAGCCACATCGAAACTCTCGCGGCAAAATCGAGGTTGGAGTACACCTGCACAGCACGTCTGAGCTGAGCTATCGTGTGATCCTTTATCGTCGGTTGTTTGATTTTTTCTGTCGCCATTAGGGCACCCTCTGATCCGTTTTTGCCTGGGTCATTGTCCTCGGTAGAGTCTGTTTGAACGTATATTCGATTATACGAGGTAGCTTACTCATATTCAATCCTCGGGTCTAGTACCGTATACAGAAGGTCGACAACCAGGTTCATTACCACGAAGACGGTGGCAAACAACAAGACAAGGCCCTGGATGAGCGGCATATCTTGCTGTTGAACCGCCTGGAAGAGTAGTCGTCCGACTCCTGGCCAAGCGAATACCTCCTCAACAACGACTGCGCCATTCAAGAGATACCCTATCTGTAATCCAGCAACCGTAACCACCGGAATAAGTGCATTTCTGAGAGCGTGAATAACTATGATAGCCTGCTCTTTCGCCCCTTTCGACCGTGCAGTGCGTATGTAGTCCTCCTGCATGGCCTCGGCCATTGATGACCGAGTGAGCCGCATGGTAATCGCTGAAAATCCGACACCAAGGATAATTCCTGGAGGGAGGACATGCCATAGCCACCCCCCAAAACTTTCGAACGGTGAAACGTATCCACCGGCGGGAATCAATTGATATCCGAACCAGCGATTCCAGAACAGCGCTCCAAATAGAATCGTCATCAAGCCGAGCCAAAACGAAGGGATGCTGATTCCGGTGAACGCTATGACGCGACTTATCTGGTCGATCCAACTGTCCTTATAGACGCCCGAAAGGACACCGAGCGGTACTGCGATAAGAATTGAGACAATGAACGCCACGAAGGCGATCTGGATTGTCGGCCAGATATGGGCTGCAATCACTGATGTAACAGGTCTGTCCTGTGAATACGACATCCCGAGGTCAAGTGTTATTGCGTCAGTGAGCCAATTCAGGTACTGAACTGGAAGAGGGTCATCTAATCCCAAGCGAGCCCGAAGCGCCGCTACCGTCTCTGGCGTACGAGCTTGTGGAGGGATCATTGCAGTAGTTGGATCACCTGGAGTGAGTCTGACGAGCAGAAACACGACAAGAGTCACCCCGATAAAAACGGGTATCAAACTTGCCAGCCGTTTAAGTAGGTAGTTTGTTCTGTCCATTTGTGTAAGGTTGACGTGTAGCTGTATTGAATCAGTTGTTGTTGTTCAGTTACTTATAGATGGTGGTATCGTAGTGTCTATAGGTGGCGTAACGAAGGACGGATTACCGATCTTCGGAAAGGTGGAGGGGCAGTTACTGGTCGAGCCAGACCTCGTTTAGCCGGAAGCGGAATGTCGCATTTGCCGGAACGAAGTTTTTAACCTCCGTACGAATCGCTTGGGTCACGTCAGGCCAGACCAGCCCGTTGTTTGGTGCGAGATCGGATGCGAGTGACTGTGCCTCGGAATAGGCTTCCTGTCTTGCTTCCTGATCGGTCGTCGTTCGAGCGTCATTGAGAAGCTCGTTGAGCTCGGGAACGTCAATGTACTTGTAGTTTGTTCCGGATCCGCCCTCATAGGCGTTGAAGTACGCACCGGCCTCCACAGAGTCGCCGATAGATTCGATGTGCGTCTCGTACCCTTCGTCGATCTCGTCAGACACACCGCCGGCTTCCCAGGCTGCATCCGAATTGATGATTCCACCCCAGGAAGCGGCTTTTTCGAGTGGTCGAACTTCGTAATCGATTCCTGCATCCGACGCGCTCTGCTGGACAATTTCGGCCGCGTCGACGAATCGCGACTCGTTCGTGCATCTCAGATCGAGTTCCCACGGCGTCTCGATTCCTGCATCTTCAAGCATCTGCTGTGCCTGCTCTGGATCGTACGGATACGTGTTGACTGCGTCCTCGTCGTAGAACTTGTCGTGAGGTGGAAGCGGCCCCCATCTCGGGGACGCCATCCCATCGAACTGAACGTTAACGATTGCTTCGTGGTTGGTCGCGTAACGAAGTGCCTGGCGGACTGCCTTCCCACTTTCCGATATTTCGTCCTCACCGGGTGTTCCGGGCATCGCCTCAAACAGACTAAATTCGTCTTTGTAGCGGAGGTTGACCCACTGATTGATGTGCCCACCACCACCCGAGACAATCGTCTCGACACTGTCGACGCCCTCCAATGCGCTGATGTCTCGCGGTGGAACCAGGTCACTGATGTGAATGTCGCCGACTTCGAGTTGTGTCCGCCTCGTTCCAGCTTCGGGAACAATGGTGTATTCAATCGCATCAACGTACGGAAGTTGGCCGTGCTCCCCTTCGGCCCAGTAATCGTCGAAGCGCTCGAGGCGATAGGGGCCGCCTGAAGAACCGTCGGCCCACATGAAAGGACCAGTTCCGACGTATCCAGTACTGGGTGAGGCAAGATCATCGCCAAGTTCGTCCAAACTCTCTAACGGGAATATTTTCTGATCAGCGATTCCGAGCAATGCTGGGAAGTGGGCCGCTGGTGCTGCAAGGTCGAAAGTAACCTCGTACTCGCCAGTCGCCTGAATCGTTTCCATCGGGTCAATACCGTCGCCCCAAAGCAGGCCAGGGAACGGCCACGCACCCGTCGTCGTGTAATCGTCACTGCTGTAACCCACCAGTTCGGGGTCGTAGATGAAATGGTACGTATCAACGACGTCCTGAGCCGTCATCTCCCGATCGATTGGCGGGTGGAACATCACGCCTTCCCTTAGTTTGAACGTCCACGTTTGGGCGTCTGGCGGCTCGGGGATCTCTTCAACGAGTTCGGGAACGACCTCAAGGTCGGGAGTGACCCGCGTCAGGTTATCGCCAACGTGGTTCAGCATCTGTGCCGAGGATTGGTCGGATGCCAGCGCCGGGTGCAGCGGACTCGTTACACCGACACTTAAGCCAACGTTGAGTGTGCCACCGTGTACATCACCGTTTCCGCCGCTTCCACCCGTGTCATCGTCGCCGTTGCCACCGTCGCCGTCCTCACCATTGCCGCCGTCACCGCCACTGAAACAACCCGCGAGCATCGTCGTTCCGGTCGTCAATCCTGCACCAGCCGTCAGTCGGAGGAAGTTCCGTCTGCCGTTTGAAATTGCCCCACAACCATTTTCTTGACTACTACTGACTGTACTGTCTTGCGACACCATATGACATACTATTTTGGGGAGTGCATAAAACTTTCGTATGAGGTGAACTATGGTGTGAGATACTGAGAACATATACATGAACCCATAGTAACTACCGAACGTATTCGTCTGAAATAATGGCGCTTTCCATACTCTTGTTCTACGCCGGAACCTTCTTAGCAATACCAAATAAATCGGTGTATGATGCGGATAAGCAACTTTGGTACGATGAGTACCCTTACTCAATGGAGGAATCAGCGATGAACTCACGAGACGAACTGTTCAACGTACTCGATAACACGTTCTCACCCGAATCGGCACGCGACTTTGCGGTAGGACTAACCGATTACTATCGAGCACCGGGAACCAGCGGGTTCCAGATCGCAATGGATCAAGTCGAGTCAGCGCTTCGTGATGCAGGGTTAGACGTTACCGTCGACGAACCGGTCATCGAAGACGCCTGGGAACCAAACGAAGCATCTCTGTCAGTCGTCGACCCTGTACACGAATCGCTGATTGATTTCGATGACGCACCGGCCTGCCTCGCCTGGGGATCCTCATCCACCAATGGAAAGGAAGAGTTCGAGATCGTCAACGTTGGAACTGGCGAATCTCCGGACGATTTCGAAGAGCAAAACGTCGAAGGAAAGGTAGTGTACATTCATGGAACTCAGCGTAGGCCGGGGTGGTGGGAAGCAGCAGGTAACGCAGTAGACGCGGGAGCACGTGGGATTATTACTGACTACATGCTCTATCAGACACCAGGTGTACGAGAACCTGAGTTGGTTCCAGAAGCAGCGCAATTGCTCAGACTTCGTCCAGCCGAGCGATTTATCGACGAAGATGTTTGGGCGGTGTCGATCCCTCACGATTCCGCGATCGTTCTGGACGACTTACTCGAAAGAGGCTCCGTTACTATTGAGGCCAACATCGACGTCGAAGTCTTCGATGCTACGGCTCCGTATCTGGAGGCGACTATCCCTGGCGAAGTTACCGATGAAACGATTCTATTCTGTGGGCACGCGTCAGGTATCAAACCCGGTGCGAACTGTGCTGAAGGAACCGGTCTGGTGGTCGAACTTGCGCGAGCGCTCAATGAACTTGCAGACCAGTACAAGTTCAAGCGCTCCATTAAGTTCATTGTTGGTGTCGAAGGGCCAGTTTCTGAGGAATACCTGAAACAGAACCCAGACGCCACAGAGGACGTCATTACGTCGCTGACGTACTGTTCAACCGGGCACAAGCAGTCCGAGACCGAATCGTGTCTATTGCTCTCTTCCTCACCAGATTCCGTTCCTCACTTCACGAACGATTATCTGGCCGAATTAGCTGACCAATCACCAAAAGAGGCTGACTGGATTGGTAAGGAAGGAGGTCAGGAATTGCCTCTCCTCAACCTTTCACAGCACTACTACACGCCGTGGAGTGATAATAGTCGATTCGCCCAACACGAGATCCCAGCACCACTGTTCATGTCCTGGCCAGACAAGTGCTTCCATAGTCAGCTTCTGACGGCGGATGTAATTGACCCCGCCGCACTCCGACGGTCCGCGCTCATATCGGGGGTTGCAGCACTGGAACTCGCAATCGCAGACAAAGACGAAGCTGCTGCAATTGGCCGAATCGTGGCTGGCCGATCGCTACAGCGGTTACAGAGTCTCGGTGCAAATTACGCAATGGAGGCAACACCCCGAGCACGCAGACACGTAGAGTACGTCAAAGAACGTGATATCAAGGCGCTCAACTCGGTAACAGAACTTTCCGACGGCGCTGCCGACACTATCGATGATCTGGAATTACAGATTCAGCAAACTGCAGAGAAGGTCGTCGATTCTTTCAATGACACGAAGGAATCGAATCGTGGGGAAATTGCAGAACTGATTCCTGTTCGAACGACCGACGACCTCGTGGCACGGTGGGTCGGACTCGAATATAACGACCTGCTCGAGATAGCTGACCAACTGGCCGACGCCGACGAAAATGCAGGATGGCGTTCCCTCAGAGTCGTCTCCGACGAGGCGTGGAACTTCGTCGACGGTGAGCGGACTGTCGGCGAAATCGCCGACGCAGTCGGATTTGAGTTCGAGATGACAATCCACCCGGAACCGGTCCACCGAATACTCAAAGGCCACGAAGACGGGGGCAATCTTCGATTCGAATAGAAGAGTACCGAACGGAGAGAAAATCACCAGCCAGGTAATCGACCAACCCGTTTCCGCTTGCGTTCAGATATCCTATTCACTGGTCGATAGAAAGTTTACTTCGCGTACTCCATTACTATCTCGGCGTGGGAAAGTTCGCAGTCAACAAGACTGGCGACGGTGTCGTTACCGTCAATGACGAAGAATTCGTCGCTACCTTCGGAGTTCGCACCATGTCCGAGTCCAACACCGTAGAGAACGGGGATGTTGAATTTGCTCCCAAAGACAGCCCACGGGACACCACCCGCAGAGAATGGCCAGAGTGTCAAGTTGCACCCGTGGTTCGAGATGACGGTTTGTGCAGCCTGAACGAGATCAGAATCAGGGTCAGTCTTACACCAACTATGCTGACCGGAAACCTCCATTTCGACATCTTCGAAACCATTGTTGTCGAGGTGATCGCGGAGTTGCTGGCGAACAATCTCAGGATCGTAACCACGTGGCATTCGCAAGTCAAATGTTGCGTGAGCGTCTCCTGGTAAAATGAACGGTTTCGTGCCCGTGTCGGGGCCGAGATAACCTGTGTTAATCCCTTGGATGTTAAATGACTCAGGGCCGTAGAAATGCTGAACGAAAGCTTCGACGACGTCCTCCTGAAGGTCATCTGTAAGGTTTTCAACTTCACCGGCCCCTCGCGCGAGACCAGGCAAGTGCTTCCATAGTTCGTCATACGGCGTCTCGGTCTGCTCGTCGAGTGTCTCGACAAATTTTCGAATCTCCTCCCGCTCTTCCTCCGTCGGTTGTTCGTACTGGTCGTAGTAACCCTCGATATCAATGTGTGTACCGTTATCTGAAGTCAATGAAGAAAGGACGTCAACCATCCGCCAGGAAGGACTATCGACGGTGACGTTGCTCATCGCGTGGACGTTACCACCCTGTGGTCCGCGACCCCAGCTACGGCCGGAAACATCGAGCGTGAAATAGAGCGCCGATTTGTAGCCAAGCGATCCAGTAACATTCCCGTCACCCCCTTGTCCCGCAAGCGGACAGAAACAAGCGTCGGCATCTTTGAGACGATCCTCATACTGATCGAGCATATCGTAGTAGTGCGGGCTCCCATTGATTTCCTCAGCCTCGAGTAGGAACATTACGTTAACCGGGAGTTCACCGAGTGCCTCTTTCATCGCTTCCAGTGCGTTCAGCCAGGCAACGAATGCACCCTTAACCTTGACTGAACCCCGGCCGTAGATGACACGGCCGTACTCATCAGTCTCCTCTATCTCACCACCGAACGGGTCGTGTGTCCAGTCATCCGGGTTGACAGGCCGGGTGTCGAGCATGCCGTAGTTGATGAGTGTCTTTTCTGCTCCCGCGTCGTAATACCCCCAAACGCCTGGAGCACCATCGGTTTCAACGAGTGTCGCCTCATCACAGCCCAACTCGTTTAGATAATCGACCATAAGTTCCGAGATCTCGCGAAGGCCACGCTGTTCAACGCTGATACTCGGTTGTTGTACTGCACGCTGGATACGATCAATGTGTGAATCGAGATTTGACTCGATTGACTCACGAACTGCGGCACTGTCACTCTCTGACATTAGCTACCAGTTTAGTAGCCGACGATAAAATGGTTTCTACCGCAATGTCACCGTTTTCCAGTGGCGCTAATTTAAATGAATCCGCTGTCTGCAAGGCGGTCAACTGCTTCAGCTAGCCGGTCTCTGCTGCATGTGTAGGCGAAACGAGCATAACCAGGCGCTCCAAACGCGCTGCCAGGAACCGTAGCAACGTGGGCCTCCGAAAGGGCACGCTCGCACCACTGCTGATCGTTCTCGTCAACGGGGACCATTAGATAGAACGCACCATCAGGTAAGCTGACGGCTACATCTTCATCAGTGAGGCGCTCAACCAGAAAATCGC
This is a stretch of genomic DNA from Natronosalvus rutilus. It encodes these proteins:
- a CDS encoding ABC transporter ATP-binding protein, which codes for MTQTNQQVTTEESFAPVVRTESLTKHFTENDSWLNRIRPNREVRTIRAVDGVDLSVQSGEILGLVGESGCGKSTLARTILRLIEPTDGKIYFGDEEVTSYSGSELLEFRSKAQMIYQDPFESLNPRYTVRKTLVEPMEIHGIGDNKQERIQRAGDLLEEVGLSKEHLDRYPHEFSGGQRQRIAIARAMSVEPELIVADEPTSALDVSVQAQILNLIFDLQQKRDLTMLFITHDLAVVRQICDRVIVMYLGQVVERGPTSELFQHAEHPYTQSLLSSIPLPDPNLQRESIRLEGDVPSPINPPSGCNFHPRCPKVIPPENWAHSHEEWRRVLRYKTRLKNGDVQPEAMRRELETRQNSVTDDDILDALYEEHVGEWTPSHLGSQEGKKNSTQELPPSVEEEIRRSLNVAITDSNTKAVKLVDELWNTVCATDIPDEIVTADMRSASCHLYDETMPGQPDRAIGVVGSKAKSSAPNLEERK
- a CDS encoding ABC transporter ATP-binding protein; protein product: MSDLEMNKQEQNISEATIGGEEEAERISRNNEPLLSVQNLHTRFDTDEGTVRAADGVSFEVEKGEILGIVGESGCGKSVTSLSLMGLVDSPGYIADGSVMFDGVDLTELSQSELRKYRGSRISMVFQEPSTAMNPVYNIGWQVGEPLRIHEDLQKEASRTRAIDLMRQVGIPSPEDRVDDYPHQFSGGMLQRAVISMALACEPDLLIADEPTTALDVTIQAQILDIIKELNEELDMSVVIVTHNLGVVAETCDRLAVMYAGRIVEYGTVDEIFNDPRHPYTQGLIEAVPDPTRDGQKLSPISGTVPSLASTPKGCNFESRCPYATEDCSKSDPRLREVDDRHFSACIFDNPT
- a CDS encoding ABC transporter permease, translated to MATEKIKQPTIKDHTIAQLRRAVQVYSNLDFAARVSMWLIVGIVLVAVFADFVAPYEPTVPDYGASVQGPSIDHPMGTDLTGRDILSRVIHGTRISLLVGVVAVSIAVALGVTIGSIAGYRGGYVDEVLMRGVDVMISFPSLILALALVGAVGASLQNIIIVIAIVYTPQYARLIRGDVLSVKEEEFVEAARGTGLSELKVLWKHVIPNAFTPVFVQATFHVATAIIFEASLSFLGLGVQPPTPTWGVLIADGRQYLPEGWWISTFPGLAIMFTVLAFNIFGDGLRDEIDPQTETTQEGA
- a CDS encoding ABC transporter permease, with protein sequence MDRTNYLLKRLASLIPVFIGVTLVVFLLVRLTPGDPTTAMIPPQARTPETVAALRARLGLDDPLPVQYLNWLTDAITLDLGMSYSQDRPVTSVIAAHIWPTIQIAFVAFIVSILIAVPLGVLSGVYKDSWIDQISRVIAFTGISIPSFWLGLMTILFGALFWNRWFGYQLIPAGGYVSPFESFGGWLWHVLPPGIILGVGFSAITMRLTRSSMAEAMQEDYIRTARSKGAKEQAIIVIHALRNALIPVVTVAGLQIGYLLNGAVVVEEVFAWPGVGRLLFQAVQQQDMPLIQGLVLLFATVFVVMNLVVDLLYTVLDPRIEYE
- a CDS encoding ABC transporter substrate-binding protein; protein product: MVSQDSTVSSSQENGCGAISNGRRNFLRLTAGAGLTTGTTMLAGCFSGGDGGNGEDGDGGNGDDDTGGSGGNGDVHGGTLNVGLSVGVTSPLHPALASDQSSAQMLNHVGDNLTRVTPDLEVVPELVEEIPEPPDAQTWTFKLREGVMFHPPIDREMTAQDVVDTYHFIYDPELVGYSSDDYTTTGAWPFPGLLWGDGIDPMETIQATGEYEVTFDLAAPAAHFPALLGIADQKIFPLESLDELGDDLASPSTGYVGTGPFMWADGSSGGPYRLERFDDYWAEGEHGQLPYVDAIEYTIVPEAGTRRTQLEVGDIHISDLVPPRDISALEGVDSVETIVSGGGGHINQWVNLRYKDEFSLFEAMPGTPGEDEISESGKAVRQALRYATNHEAIVNVQFDGMASPRWGPLPPHDKFYDEDAVNTYPYDPEQAQQMLEDAGIETPWELDLRCTNESRFVDAAEIVQQSASDAGIDYEVRPLEKAASWGGIINSDAAWEAGGVSDEIDEGYETHIESIGDSVEAGAYFNAYEGGSGTNYKYIDVPELNELLNDARTTTDQEARQEAYSEAQSLASDLAPNNGLVWPDVTQAIRTEVKNFVPANATFRFRLNEVWLDQ
- a CDS encoding M20/M25/M40 family metallo-hydrolase produces the protein MSESDSAAVRESIESNLDSHIDRIQRAVQQPSISVEQRGLREISELMVDYLNELGCDEATLVETDGAPGVWGYYDAGAEKTLINYGMLDTRPVNPDDWTHDPFGGEIEETDEYGRVIYGRGSVKVKGAFVAWLNALEAMKEALGELPVNVMFLLEAEEINGSPHYYDMLDQYEDRLKDADACFCPLAGQGGDGNVTGSLGYKSALYFTLDVSGRSWGRGPQGGNVHAMSNVTVDSPSWRMVDVLSSLTSDNGTHIDIEGYYDQYEQPTEEEREEIRKFVETLDEQTETPYDELWKHLPGLARGAGEVENLTDDLQEDVVEAFVQHFYGPESFNIQGINTGYLGPDTGTKPFILPGDAHATFDLRMPRGYDPEIVRQQLRDHLDNNGFEDVEMEVSGQHSWCKTDPDSDLVQAAQTVISNHGCNLTLWPFSAGGVPWAVFGSKFNIPVLYGVGLGHGANSEGSDEFFVIDGNDTVASLVDCELSHAEIVMEYAK